The Drosophila innubila isolate TH190305 chromosome 2R unlocalized genomic scaffold, UK_Dinn_1.0 1_C_2R, whole genome shotgun sequence DNA window aaaacaaagcaaaatgtCTTCAGATGCGACAACCGACAACCCCATCTATGGCCCCTTCTTCGGTGTTATGGGCGCAGCGTCCGCCATTATCTTCTCAGGTGAGTTTATCTACATTTCTACTCCTTCAATTCGTCGTACACAATGTGAAAAAAGGGACACGCGTGAAAAATCGAACATTTTGTGGCGTAAAAGAAAGacataagaagaagaagaagcagcagaagcagaaaaGTACCCAAGTCTGTATATTGTGTGTAGATACGTTTGTAGGTGGAAGGCAACGGCAAGTGTACAATTATTCAATACACGCACAGTCcgactcacatacacacacacgcttgcACTTGAGCAtgtgtttgagtttgagtcGATTCCAAATGCGCGTGACTagcaaaaaagaagaaaaaaggtTTCATGTTTTAGCCACAACAGTTAATATGAGCATATGAGCAGCACCcttattacataaaatatattcaattatatttcaattttgtataGATATTTTGCGCATTCAATTGCTTTTATTGCAAACACAAAAATGGCAGCATcgaaattagaaattttgcTGCCTTTTTTTTCAACATGCTAAAAACGGCaatactcatacacacacaacagcaactgagCGGTAGAtaaaaggagagagagagagagagcgacagagatAGCGTTGCGCACACTCTTGTGTCAGGCATTGTTCTCTTATTGTATGTACGTACGAGCGAGTGGTTGAGAGAGAGCAGAGTTACGGTTTTTTTGAAGTTTATGACGCGAAGCTTGCTTTCCTTTTCACACAGTCACAAGACCAACTTTTTGGTGTTGCCATactaaaaagtatttttttcttcgtttatcttttgataaataaatgtagaGAGTAAGAATTAAGGCATATTTAGGGCTTCCATGCGGGTAGGAAAATGCAGTAAATGTTGATGCAATGTGTCATATTCATCAGAATTTTCTTCAGTCACGTGCGTCATTAGCATTAACATGTAAATATCAGTCAGCTGATAGGTTAgcctatatatgtataggaTTTCCAGTTAAAGGCCCATTGTTATCTGATCGTATTATTCTCCCAGCACTGTTTATACAAACACATGATTGTTCATTCCTCACACATTCTCACTCGAGTTTATCAAAAGAAGTTATCGTAATAATCGTAATCACATGCCCAATGTTAAATGTTACCTCAACGATCAATCGAGTCTTTAATCGAGTCACTACAATACAAGGTGGTATCACATGTCTACGTTTCTTTTATAATAGAGAGCTTATCAGAGGCCATACATTTATACTTAGGTATATTTACCTTAGCTGATAAGTGGTTCGGGATTATTTACCAATAACTTGACAGTGATAAGATACGTTGCCCGCTTTTTACGTTTTCCTTTCAACATTAAGAATATAAAGTAGCACGCGCTGCTTTTTGATTAAGATGAACACAACGttgattttactttaaatgtttattttttgggtaTATTTAAAGGGAcctatttgaaaataaacaaatcagtgatataattattaagtCATGCATCAATTTCAGTCTTATGATGgaagcaaaatcaaataaaacaaagtttgCCCTgggttttaatatttacttttctAGTTAGCCGAGCTGtatcaaaatttatagatAGCGCTTTCAACGTCTTAACATGGCAACAATGATAGCGCACCTCTTATGTAATAAAATGTCAACAGcgtatttcattttaagacgTTTTCAAGTACGTTTTGTACCGTCAGCATTTGCATATAATGGAGGAGCCTACATATCTGTCTGGCAACGTCGTGATCATATTAACCACCATGAGaatgagaaagagacagactGAAAGAGAGCATGTTAAGCTCGGGCTTGCAAATAACTCAAATCGCtcaaatgttgctgttgtttgtgaCAGATTCTGACTCATTGGTTGTCGAtatcgctgctgctgtcgctgttgttgctgctgctgctgctgcacaaTGGGcgttgttttcagttttatcaATTTGCCACTGGGTTTTTTTGTTCTCGCTATTAATGAATCTAGAAATCcttcacacgcacacaagatgaacatacacacacatagacaagTGAATATAGGTAACAATTTACTCCCACAAGCTGTGTTTGCCTGCGCAAACGCAGTGACAAAATAGTAgtagatacatttacatatagaAATGATAGTAAAAccaatatctatatatacaaacatactatgtatgtatgttgttcAATTATGtacaaaatgtaagctaatgTCACGTgctagtttttgtttattcttaACGATTCTCGATagcatgcaaataaaataaaaaattccatAGACATTgtaaacagcagcaaaagcagctgGAGACTGAGCGCTGTAACGACCCTGTTTTAGCCAATGTGTgtgagcgaaagagagagattgagagagagagagagagagagagcgggagtgcaaaacgtggcagctcaaaagtcagtgtgtgtgtgtgtgtgagagggTGGGTGGGGAATTTACCTCTAAGCCCTTTATCTGATGCATTTGagctaattaataataacttgtAATTAATATGATTAATATGTAACAAACGCTCGTTCACATCCTGCGCACCAGCAAATTATCTAATCTAAAGCAACTGCTGAGTTTTTCTAATCGCAAACTGTTGTGTGAGAGTGAGATAATGAGATAAAAAAGCAGCGAAAAGCTAAAATGGATTTAagatgcttaaaaaatgttgtgtaGATTGTGCATTCCAACGCCTTTGACTTTTCACTTGTACTTGTCTCAAACAAATGACAacgaacgacaacaacaaattcccCTTCCCATTGAGCAATGTTTGATAAGATGCTGCTCATCTCTtgcttgctctctctctctttttttgtcGCTCAAAGTTGCTCTCGGTTCTGCTGTGCGCACTCAACTGTGACGcttctatttgttgttgtacacatacacacacttgcatatgtggtacatacacacatagatTCTTATTCGTTTCGCTTGCTACTTTCACATATTCctcacatttatatttatcttaaaatgtactggttgtttgtttttgtttctatgCTCTCAGTCGTCGCTTCCTCTTCTAGCGGTTTGTGTATTGTTCACAACGCCCACGATATCGTCTGCCATGCGTCTGTCGCCTGCGATCCGATCAGTTAAAAGAGCGACAAACCTAACAAGTCATtgccatattttatttattatttaaattatgcattcattaataaatgaacaatttgcacatttaaatGCAGCACAATGTCCGCCGTCGCAGTCAAAGTCAAATTACAGGCGTgctctaaatttttaatatgttgcgtggtttattttgtgtttagtAGCAGTGTGTAGACACTGACAGTCCTTTACAGTCAGTGGCCAAAATAATGATGCATATAACGGACTCAGCTGTTACTGTTAAAAGTAGTGATGTCTCTTATCGCACACGACagatgaagagagagagaaagacaagTACACGTACGCCAGTTTATTATCTTGAAGTTTTTATGGctctattaaaaatttcaccTGTTTAAGATCTTATGTAAAAGGagaaaaaaccttttttttttagcttaataTGAACTAAGTAATTGCCTGATCATGCAACTCACAACTTGTCAATTTGTATATGAATATTCTCAATGAAGATTGttgattaattgcaattgaatgtaaattgatttttgttattaggGGTCATACGTTTTGAGCAgacgcattttatttaaatttaaattgatgttTGGAAATCCCCGACACgatgataattaaaattatcgtTTTTTTGGTTGGGATGCAACGACAGTTTTGaatgtgtgttttgtttttagattCAGCTTGTTTGATTGCGACaagtgtatacatacatatatttgtatctttcATTAGTCAGCTAAAAACTAGAagagaagaataaaaaatcaagtacTTTCCGGTTTTTATGACGCTGTTTTGTGCGTATGacgtacatatttatatgtgtgcgtgtgtgttcctaagtataatttgttgttgctgtgtgactttgataaataaacagcaataaaaagattttcaaatttattgaattcttGATTGAAACTTGCACGACTTTTGCCACACGATTGTCGATTGTCGCTAGTTAAATTCACATGTATTTTGGCAAGCCCTTTCAATTCGCACCGTTAGAATAATAGATTATCAATTTGAGTGGGAAATATTgttaattagcattaaaaatCACATGACGTTGCCAATTGACGCTGGAAGCGACTGTAGCTGTTGCTCTCATTCCCGCTCCCTtgctctcttcctctctcacATCTGTCATAGCGTTAACTCTGAAACGGCAGTTggacccacacacacacacatacatacagtgaATGCATTTGGTTTTAGTCTACCAGTACTTTACGAACGTtaactgtatgtgtgttttaatTCGATTTATTAGCGctccactcacacacatactcactcAAACATGAgatgtttgaaaattaatttaacaaataccATTGACCGTCATATGAAACtggttttatatttcaatattgaGTGCGCgtgtacacacacaaacgtaCATGTACGTGTcatctatatattatttggCAACTCTAGCAATTAAAGCTTCTTTACATTTAGTCAGTCGAccttatcaaataaatatcgtAATGAGAGCCACAAGAGCGAGCGAATATGAGAAGAGAGGCGAAGAAAACACTCAAAAACTCTGACTTTAGCTTATTGAGCagttatgtacacacacacaccgacatCCATATccatatgcatgtgtatgtatgtactgaTTGTTAAGCGGCAAGTCATGTGACTTTGCAAATGTTacgttaatttaaaaaaaattcactttaCGCTGATATTTATAGTACACCAATTATTAGAATTTGAAAGTATTTTCCAGAATGATCAATTATATAACGTTTATGACCCCAAAAATAACGAATTACATGTAAATATGTTGATAGTTTCAAGGTGATTCCGGCAGTGTGACCCTATTAATCAACAGctatgaaattcaaattgatcAGAAATGAGTGGGGGGAAACAGAAGAAATtacacatttattaattttacaaaatccttttttaaATCGTTTTTACAGCACTCGGCGCTGCTTATGGCACTGCTAAGTCTGGTACCGGTATTGCTGCCATGTCAGTGATGCGTCCTGAACTGATCATGAAATCCATCATTCCTGTGGTCATGGCGGGTATCATTGCCATTTACGGTCTGGTCGTCGCTGTCCTGATTGCCGGCCAACTGGATACGCCCGCAACTTATACCCTATACAAGTGAGTATATcgatagacagacagagagagagtgagtgagtgagtgagagatgAACTAATTTCAATATCTATCGTTCCTCCATAGGGGTTTCATTCATTTGGGCGCCGGTTTGTCTGTGGGCTTCTCGGGCCTGGCAGCCGGTTTCGCGATCGGCATCGTGGGAGACGCCGGTGTGCGGGGAACAGCACAGCAGCCTCGTCTGTTCGTCGGCATGATCCTGATTCTCATCTTCGCCGAAGTGTTGGGTCTCTACGGTTTGATTGTGGCCATTTACCTGTACACgaaataaatcaatcaatttaacacttacacacacacaacaacaagtagACAGAACAGCCcagcaatcaacaacaacaacaaccagaacaacaacatcaaacaTCAAGAAATGCAAGTAAAAAGtgtatcaaataataaaaccatccaacaataacaaacgacaacaacaaatgaaaatgaaaataaaaatgagaatgcgaatgcgaaaaACGTGGCAACTCTGGTCGCCGTTTGTATAtagcaaaaaacaaagaaacaaaaactaaataacaataacaacaactgcaaatagGAGTTGGGCGCCAGGGTTGTCAACAacatcattttttataatttccttgttattgaaatattttactttgcaAATTTCGACTAAATTGCTGGTGCACTGTTtagttaagttttatttttccgttcaaatcaattttgcaGTTAAGTTCATAAAGTTGTAATATCAAATTTGTCTCTTTCTTAAActataattctttattttttgcgctCCACAAAACGTGTGCtctttgttatttgttttttccattattattattaaataatgtttagtgtatatgtaaaattcgttaaaaacaagtttgtaatgaataataataacaacaacaacaattgtaaatttgcattcagctgcaacaaattgaaaacaaatttagcgAAAAGGgccaaaataacaacaaataaatgcaaccaaccaacaacaacaacttgaagtACGGCAATTGTTAAGAAGGGCAAcactggcagcagcagcaacagcagcagctgtttaaGCGCGTGCGCGCATGCGTAGGGTTGCCACCTCGGCCAAACTTTTGTGCCCACAAAAGCTGAAGTCGGCAaagcaaaagttgttgttgttggggaaaacggcaacaacaacatcatgaAAAACTACTTGGCAATacttcaacaacaactgcaacaaaaccAACTACATACaatcataaaacaacactcacacacacacacacatgcatacaaaaaTGTAACTAAGTcctatgtttatttttaattattgttcaATTCTaagaataatatattaaaaattaataataataaattatatatatatatatataattatgatttttttgtgataagaaaatacataaaaaattgtaatacaaatacaaaacaaaaacaacaattacgGTATtgatatacataatatatatatatacatatatattatacaacaTGAGAATGATAAACaattatacatattaacatgaaaaagttgttataaacacaaaatacaaatcaagCATGAAATCCCGAAtgaaaaactatataaaaaatcacaCACAATTTTTCCGCTGTTATTGTATAGTaaagaaacaaatattatatataaaatatatattatgtataaaatattaacatgAAAATGTagtagcaaaattataaaaacaacaaacacagacacaacacaacaacatcaataagAAAAGTcgtgcaaacaaacaaaaaaaaactcaataacGTTGATAACAACAACTCGAAGATCGATCAACGttgaaaaatgcaacaaaaaaattgtaaaatccCAACAAATTAGAAGTTAtgcgaagaagaagagaaaacctaaacaacaacaataattcgATTTGTATACAACtagcaaataacaacaacaatttgtatagtatataacaaaaacaacaacaacaacaagagcgaGAAGAGGACAGCAAATTGCCAGCAATTGAGAACCGTTACCAACGATCGTCGTGGGCGTGGTCATCGAGAGGGGGGCGGGGGCAACACCTCCCTGCCCGTTGGCCGCCGATGCATTCGTGATGCTGAGAACGCGGAGGTGACCAACCTGTGCAGGGCGCCCCTTCACCCCCTTCCTTCGACAACCACGCCCCGCTGACAATCGCTGGTGTCGACTCTGTTCTTGCAATTTCTCCTCATTGAATGCTAcaacagagacaacaacaaaacatgcACAAAAAAGACAACAGCTAAAGAGTAAATTGAATAAGATCCACACACGACATGTATTCCACACACATTAACAACATTTGTACAGAAATGCCTTGTTGCAAACCAAAATCCCCCCTCGACCCCCTTCTCAGCAGAGTTGCGACGCCCGTGTTGCGTTCGCTTTGTCGATGAGGGGGGGAAAGGAAATGGGGCATGGAGAGTGACAGGGCTAATTGTTTTGAGTGCAGAGTATGTGGCCGTCggatttgttttgatttgtttacgTTTAATGCGGAAAAATTGTCAcgaatttgtattattaactGTGTAATTTGCGTTCTCTTGTTCACATACAATTCGATTTAAGGTTTAACTGTAACTGTGTATTCgataaaaacaacatcaaaagcaaaacaacaacagacattgtatgaaataaattgtaatttctaatttccaaaaaaaaaaacaaacttgacttttcttttattgGTTTACAGAGGTTTGGGAGAAGATAtgataaaaaggaaaagaacAACATTCAGTACACTcaagaaacaatttaaaaggcACTTAAAAGAGATTTAAAACAGCCCAGAAACATATGAATCTTGATGGCTGTAAAGCTCAGGAGATGACTTGTATTTTGATAATACGAAAATCTTCATTGACCACTTTGAGTCAtcctttggttttttttaatgttattcaGGAATTGATTTGTTAATCCATACCGTGAGATCTATTAATTTAGAGTTTAAAATTTCTCAATCTCATTTTTTCGTCTGGAAAATTAAAGAACTACAATTTGACAACCGACCTTACCAGGTTCCACCAGCTATACTTACGTTTTTAAGATTCGATTGcctttcaaaatgaaaacataacACAAAAAGTTTCAATAGTATTTCTTGCctctatatattttcatttctcaGTGTTTACATGTTTTTGTTACTGTCTGTTCCACTTGTACATACTAAATTGTGTATATGTCgagttaatattatatataatatatatttctatgaatatatatatatataaattttattttcatttttgattaCATTAGTTACAATGTGCGGGCCGTTCGATCTAGTTTTGGGCCCCGAAACTGAATGTTTAATCAATTAGTTGCTTGGCGAGCTCTAAAATTATTCATAAGTTCTGGGAAAACTCcatgctttttgtttttgtagctGATGTTGCTTTGCTAAATCGTTTATAGGTttgtaatcattatttaattattaatattatttattaaagcgGTTTGCATTAttagtaatttaattaatatcatgatatatattctttttcataataatcattaactatatacaaaataatgagGTTAAACAGAAGTAGAACAGAAAATCAAAGTccaaattttcgaaatatttcTATTGGATGTAAAAACTTTAGATGACGACAGGCAGTGTTGAAATattgcaaatacatatatctatgttGAACTGTAGCTTATAATAGTTGTGTTATATAAGAAGTATGCAAAATATGTAGTTAACCTATTTACGAGTATTATCTCTGTATACATTCCCTTGTTCTGCGGTTCGACGACAGTTAAccatacaatttaaaatatagtctctataatttttttagaaaacttttCTCGAAAAATTCCTatgtattttgttatattcatcttttttgcaaaaatctGAGGtagattatatttttatttgaattttctctCATTAcgtgttctttttttatttgtgttccGGTACAAAATATGGTTGAATCTCATTTTTAGGCAttccaaattgttttttttttgttctttattatttgttttggtttcgtTTTGATGAACTCAGAACTTCCAGGCGATTGTTAAAAGGTAttgctttcaatttatatacGTATTTAGCCtataacatttacaaaatgCAACTTTGCCTCAtctataaaaatgaaaaacaattaaaaagtacaaaGCTATATTCAAAACTTAAAGGCGTTTCTACATAAgtattatatataagtatatatatatgcttaaAACTATAGGCTGGCGGCAAGGGGGAAGGGTCTTGAGTATAGGCGCAGCTACAACACACAgatatagtttatatatattatatatacttatatggGAAATACGATAAGCTTTGTGCGAAATAAGAATTACGAAAAAGATAATACATGTTTCTTTTATCTTCTATGATCttgatttagttttgttttctttacatttatCAGTCGTTCTTATAACTGTTGAACTGTATTTATCATCGTTAtcattttgtggttgttgttatccATAATCTTTTGTGGTGTATTCATTTCGCTTTGGCAGTGTTGAGTAATGGGTTCGTATAGTATTGATTTTCGTAtcatcttaatttttaaacacttATAAATTCATTGGCgtagaaaattatatatagttatttattatttaaggcGAACTCTTTCTTTATGTTACTTAACCTTTGACAttgactgttgctgttgacataatttacaaaaataaacaattataattgcaaactaaatataataaaagaataaacaaaataaattgtaaaaaaaacagcttgtaattgttatttattattttgatttctttttgttgttttttttttgtgggtttcTTTTCTAAATGAGAAATTGCTTAAGTGTATGCTTATAGAAGTGAATTATTGCTATCGCACTAAGAGCAAACaactaattatatatataatatgtacaaAGCAT harbors:
- the LOC117785698 gene encoding V-type proton ATPase 16 kDa proteolipid subunit — protein: MSSDATTDNPIYGPFFGVMGAASAIIFSALGAAYGTAKSGTGIAAMSVMRPELIMKSIIPVVMAGIIAIYGLVVAVLIAGQLDTPATYTLYKGFIHLGAGLSVGFSGLAAGFAIGIVGDAGVRGTAQQPRLFVGMILILIFAEVLGLYGLIVAIYLYTK